Part of the Oscillatoria salina IIICB1 genome, AATTACTTTTATTCGGATCAGCCCCAACTTCCAAAAGACATTGAACTAGCTCAATAGATTGTTTACGAACTGCAAAAAATAGTGCTGTAGTACCCATATCGTTAAAGCGATTAACATCAGCACCAGAGGCAAGAATCTGTCGCACTTCTTCAAGATTTTCATTAAAGACGGCGGTAGTTAAATCGATCGCTAAGGGGTCTGCGGTTTCCTCTATCGTCCGCATACGAATACCTTCTGGTAATAAATCTAGTGCTGCTTGACGAAGCTCAGGATTAGTTAAAGGATAGAGGTAGTTAAAAATTTCTTCATGACCCCCAGATGCGGCAGAATACAGAGCATAGTCGGAATCAGAACCTGCTATCAAATTTACATTAGCTCCGGCTTCAACCAGTATTTTGACAATGCTCAAGTGTCCTTCTTGTGCTGCTAACATTAAAGCTGGTTTATCTCTTGGATTTCGTCTTGGTCGTTCTGGTAAAGCACCTAATTGTAGAAGTAAATTAACAACTTCTACATGACCTTCAGAAGCTGCTTGAGTTAAAGCTGTTGACCTCAAAAGTGGTACTTCTTCATTTACATCTACTCCAGTATTAATAAAGAGTTGAACTATTTCTAACTCACCTTGTTCTGCTGCTTCAACAAAAGCGAGCATTCTTTCAAAGTAACTAAATTGGTGATTAAAAATCAACTCGCGAACTTTAGCAACATCTTTAGCTCTAACAGCTTTTATAATAGATATCATTTATGTGACTTAAATGCCAAAATCAATAACTTCTAGTATCACTCCTTTTTTAACTGCTTTTTGTTTCATTTGGTTTTCTCTCTTTACTTGTTTTCCGGTCGGCTTTTTGAGACTTACATACAATACTGTAGGTACAAACATATAATCTTTAGCATAATTGGTAATTGTATCAAATTGTTTCCCTGGAGTAAACTCAACACCACCAATAGCTGTTTTTACCTCCAGAACCAGATAACTTTTAGAACTTGTGTCTGTAGGCTCTCCATGCTTAACTATTAATTCTGGTTCAATTAGACCTCCTGTCTTTTTGACAAAGGGAATACCGCAGCCCGTTGTAGCTATTGGAGATGGATTGAAACCATTT contains:
- a CDS encoding ankyrin repeat domain-containing protein, which gives rise to MISIIKAVRAKDVAKVRELIFNHQFSYFERMLAFVEAAEQGELEIVQLFINTGVDVNEEVPLLRSTALTQAASEGHVEVVNLLLQLGALPERPRRNPRDKPALMLAAQEGHLSIVKILVEAGANVNLIAGSDSDYALYSAASGGHEEIFNYLYPLTNPELRQAALDLLPEGIRMRTIEETADPLAIDLTTAVFNENLEEVRQILASGADVNRFNDMGTTALFFAVRKQSIELVQCLLEVGADPNKSNLDDGKTPLMITHGSWREQSVQICSLLLESGANSNARDVETGKTVLMHNVGIPASADELFKVNCRRIVQKILQHGADVNAKDNDGNTALSIAKKAGNTEIIQLLKEAGAEEN